Proteins encoded by one window of Bauldia sp.:
- a CDS encoding MFS transporter: MSAALAPPPAFVRQPATWYGYLLIATQIYLFNVQGNVIPFLQDEFALSYRVVSLHSSAVALGVIVTALFGRHVIAPLGRRRSLWLGGGGIAVGAFLLCLSPGAWASIPSCLIIGLCGGLIPSVVPAILSDLHGEARRHAFAEQAILAYSFAIVGPLLTGFSVAQGLGWRPAVILGGAMGVTLVVLFRNIAIPEAHADATVTHKPLPPAFWAYCTLLGFSCSFEFSVLLWSPSFLERVVALSPAQAATYAAGFFVGVLAGRIALRALLHRFQPQAILLAAFATGLVGFLLYWGIATPWAAIPGIVMLGLCVAPQYPLTMALALGAADGNNDAAARRLTLAFGLAVLLAPAILGALADVVGLRLAHLTLPVLIAAALTAFLTGQTLSRRPASASRSAA; encoded by the coding sequence GTGAGCGCAGCGCTCGCGCCGCCGCCCGCCTTCGTCCGCCAGCCGGCGACCTGGTACGGCTACCTGCTCATCGCAACGCAGATCTATCTGTTCAACGTGCAGGGCAACGTCATCCCGTTCCTGCAGGATGAATTCGCCCTCTCCTATCGTGTCGTCAGCCTGCATTCGAGCGCCGTGGCGCTGGGCGTAATCGTCACCGCATTGTTCGGCCGCCATGTCATCGCGCCGCTCGGCCGCCGGCGTTCACTGTGGCTGGGCGGCGGCGGCATCGCGGTCGGCGCGTTTCTGCTCTGCCTGTCGCCGGGCGCCTGGGCGAGCATCCCGAGCTGCCTGATCATCGGACTCTGCGGCGGGCTGATCCCGTCGGTCGTCCCCGCGATCCTGTCCGACCTGCACGGCGAGGCGCGCCGCCATGCCTTCGCCGAGCAGGCGATCCTCGCGTATTCCTTCGCCATCGTCGGGCCGCTGCTCACCGGCTTCTCCGTCGCGCAGGGCCTCGGCTGGCGGCCGGCGGTGATCCTCGGCGGAGCGATGGGCGTCACGCTCGTCGTCCTCTTCCGCAACATCGCCATCCCCGAAGCCCACGCCGACGCGACGGTGACGCACAAGCCGCTGCCGCCGGCGTTCTGGGCCTACTGCACCCTGCTCGGCTTCTCGTGCTCCTTCGAATTTTCCGTGCTGCTGTGGTCGCCGTCGTTTCTGGAACGCGTCGTCGCCTTGAGCCCCGCGCAAGCGGCGACCTACGCCGCCGGTTTCTTCGTCGGCGTGCTCGCCGGCCGCATCGCGCTCCGCGCCCTGCTCCATCGCTTCCAGCCGCAGGCGATCCTGCTCGCCGCCTTCGCCACCGGCCTCGTCGGCTTCCTGCTCTACTGGGGCATCGCGACGCCGTGGGCGGCGATCCCCGGCATCGTAATGCTGGGCCTCTGCGTCGCCCCGCAATATCCGCTGACCATGGCGCTGGCGCTCGGCGCCGCCGACGGCAACAACGATGCGGCGGCGCGGCGCCTGACATTGGCATTCGGCCTCGCCGTTCTGCTGGCGCCGGCGATCCTCGGCGCACTCGCCGACGTCGTGGGACTAAGGTTGGCGCACCTGACGCTGCCGGTGCTGATCGCTGCGGCGCTCACCGCGTTCCTGACCGGACAGACGCTCAGCCGCCGGCCGGCGTCAGCTTCGCGATCTGCGGCATGA
- the mtaB gene encoding tRNA (N(6)-L-threonylcarbamoyladenosine(37)-C(2))-methylthiotransferase MtaB, translating into MDVITFGCRLNLLESETMRRRAAEAGLRDAILVNTCAVTSEAVRQARQAIRKARRVHPEREIVVSGCAAQIDPDSFAAMPEVDRVIGNAEKLEASAYVSDQRRRVGDIMAVRAAGSGATTIAGHTRGFVEIQNGCDHRCTFCVIPFGRGNSRSVPMATVVAEVRALVAVGHGEVVLTGVDITSYAAPDLGTLVRTILREVPELQRLRLSSIDSIEADATLIAAFAEEERLMPYLHLSLQHGDDMILKRMKRRHSRADAVHFTDTVRRLRPDIAFGADLIAGFPTETDAMAEQSLSIVDDCGLSTLHVFPYSPRPGTPAARMPQVGGATIRARAAKLRAKGALAFAAHLAAEQGSIRRLLVENGGIGRTPQFTPAKIDAAPGTFVDARIVGRDARGLIATTETAAA; encoded by the coding sequence ATCGACGTCATCACCTTCGGCTGCCGGCTGAACCTGCTGGAATCCGAAACGATGCGCCGCCGCGCCGCCGAAGCCGGGCTCCGCGACGCAATCCTCGTCAACACGTGCGCGGTGACGTCCGAAGCCGTGCGCCAGGCGCGGCAGGCGATCCGCAAGGCGCGCCGCGTTCATCCGGAACGCGAGATCGTGGTCTCAGGCTGCGCCGCGCAGATCGACCCGGACTCGTTCGCCGCGATGCCGGAAGTCGACCGCGTGATCGGCAACGCCGAGAAACTCGAAGCGTCGGCATATGTCTCCGACCAGCGCCGGCGCGTCGGCGACATCATGGCGGTGCGCGCGGCCGGCAGCGGCGCGACGACCATCGCCGGCCACACGCGCGGCTTCGTCGAAATCCAGAACGGCTGCGACCATCGCTGCACCTTCTGCGTCATCCCCTTCGGCCGCGGCAATTCGCGTTCCGTGCCGATGGCGACGGTCGTCGCCGAGGTCCGCGCGCTGGTCGCCGTGGGCCACGGCGAGGTCGTGCTCACCGGCGTCGATATCACCAGTTATGCCGCGCCCGATCTGGGCACGCTCGTCCGCACCATCCTGCGCGAGGTGCCCGAGCTGCAGCGTCTGCGTCTCTCCTCCATCGACTCGATCGAGGCCGACGCGACGCTGATCGCGGCGTTCGCCGAGGAGGAGCGGCTGATGCCGTACCTCCATCTCTCGCTCCAGCACGGCGACGACATGATCCTGAAGCGGATGAAGCGGCGCCACTCGCGCGCCGACGCCGTGCACTTCACCGACACGGTCCGGCGCCTGCGTCCCGACATCGCCTTCGGCGCCGACCTCATCGCCGGTTTTCCGACCGAGACCGACGCGATGGCGGAGCAGTCGTTGTCGATCGTCGACGACTGCGGCCTCTCCACCCTGCACGTCTTCCCTTATTCGCCCCGCCCCGGCACGCCTGCCGCGCGCATGCCGCAGGTCGGTGGCGCCACGATCCGCGCCCGCGCCGCAAAACTCCGCGCCAAGGGCGCGTTGGCCTTCGCCGCGCATCTGGCCGCCGAGCAGGGCAGCATCCGCCGCCTGCTGGTCGAAAACGGCGGCATCGGCCGCACGCCGCAGTTCACGCCGGCCAAGATCGACGCCGCGCCGGGCACCTTCGTCGACGCCCGCATCGTCGGCCGCGACGCGCGCGGCCTGATCGCGACGACAGAAACGGCGGCGGCGTAG
- a CDS encoding DsbE family thiol:disulfide interchange protein, with protein sequence MSETESPRTKAAWRLIYLLPLGLFIALALVFLSRLESGDAPDAIPSALIGKPAPEFTLPPLDKLGAPGLARADLLGKITVVNVFASWCVPCRQEHPVLAQLAKDTRIRVVGIDYKDQPGNALAFLTELGSPYAAVGVDQRGRAAIDWGVYGVPETFLVGPDGTIITKVIGALDADNVERVLMPQIAKLTPAGG encoded by the coding sequence ATGAGCGAGACCGAATCTCCACGCACCAAGGCCGCCTGGCGGCTGATCTACCTGCTGCCGCTCGGCCTGTTCATCGCGCTGGCGCTGGTGTTCCTGTCGCGGCTGGAATCGGGCGACGCGCCGGATGCGATCCCCTCGGCCCTGATCGGCAAGCCGGCGCCGGAGTTCACGCTGCCGCCGCTCGACAAGCTCGGCGCGCCGGGCCTGGCGCGGGCCGATCTCCTCGGCAAGATCACCGTGGTCAACGTCTTCGCCTCGTGGTGCGTGCCCTGCCGGCAGGAGCATCCGGTGCTGGCGCAATTGGCGAAAGACACGCGCATCCGCGTCGTCGGCATCGACTACAAGGACCAGCCGGGCAACGCGCTCGCCTTCCTCACCGAACTCGGCAGCCCCTATGCGGCGGTCGGCGTCGACCAGCGCGGGCGCGCGGCCATCGACTGGGGCGTCTATGGCGTGCCGGAGACGTTTCTGGTCGGGCCGGACGGGACGATCATCACCAAGGTGATCGGCGCGCTCGACGCGGACAATGTCGAACGCGTGCTCATGCCGCAGATCGCGAAGCTGACGCCGGCCGGCGGCTGA
- the msrB gene encoding peptide-methionine (R)-S-oxide reductase MsrB, protein MTSSRRNFLLSGAAIAVAGAFGLSRWAKAQTIAGVPGKVQIHQFTDLGKSIGVVEMDKVVKTDAEWEKQLASAPVAGDGSTAFKVARQEGTEYPFSGPNWDNHSAGLYRCVCCDNALYTNDTKYDSGTGWPSFWQPISEENVVHTIPQQGGYKVSCALCDAHLGHVFDDGPKPTGLRYCMDGVAMRFIPWANAPA, encoded by the coding sequence ATGACGTCGTCCCGCCGCAACTTTCTTCTTTCCGGTGCCGCCATCGCGGTTGCCGGCGCCTTCGGCCTCAGCCGCTGGGCCAAGGCCCAGACCATCGCAGGAGTACCCGGCAAGGTGCAGATCCATCAGTTCACCGACCTCGGCAAATCCATCGGCGTGGTCGAGATGGACAAGGTCGTGAAGACCGACGCGGAGTGGGAGAAGCAGCTTGCCTCGGCGCCGGTTGCCGGCGACGGCTCGACCGCCTTCAAGGTCGCGCGCCAGGAAGGCACCGAATATCCGTTCAGCGGGCCGAACTGGGACAACCATTCGGCCGGGCTCTATCGTTGCGTCTGCTGCGACAATGCCCTCTACACCAACGATACCAAGTACGATTCCGGCACCGGCTGGCCGAGCTTCTGGCAGCCGATCTCGGAGGAGAACGTGGTCCACACCATTCCGCAGCAGGGCGGCTACAAGGTTTCGTGCGCGCTCTGCGATGCGCATCTCGGCCACGTCTTCGACGACGGCCCGAAGCCGACCGGCCTGCGCTACTGCATGGATGGCGTCGCCATGCGCTTCATTCCCTGGGCCAACGCGCCCGCCTAG
- the dapF gene encoding diaminopimelate epimerase yields MGAIPFRKMNGLGNEFIVFDARRGPIALPPDAIQALGEPGAIGFDQMITLERAKNGADAFMRIHNRDGGEVDACGNATRCVGWLLMAEAGTKSAIIETNAGLLRAFDTGKPETIAVDMGEPKFGWKDIPLAEEFADTRTIELQIGPIDAPILHSPSVASMGNPHAIFWVDDVEAYALDRIGPLLENHPIFPERANITLAHVTARDAITAKTWERGAGITKACGTGACATAVAAVRKGFTDRRVTVTLPGGPLLIEWRDDNHVWMTGPVATEFEGTLDPATLRWEASARGAA; encoded by the coding sequence ATGGGCGCCATTCCCTTCCGCAAGATGAACGGCCTCGGCAACGAATTCATCGTCTTCGATGCGCGCCGGGGACCGATCGCTTTGCCGCCGGACGCGATCCAGGCGCTGGGCGAGCCGGGCGCCATCGGCTTCGACCAGATGATCACGCTGGAGCGCGCGAAGAACGGCGCCGACGCCTTCATGCGCATCCACAACCGCGACGGCGGCGAGGTCGATGCCTGCGGCAACGCCACCCGCTGCGTCGGCTGGCTGCTGATGGCAGAAGCCGGCACTAAGTCCGCGATCATCGAGACCAACGCCGGGCTGCTGCGCGCCTTCGACACCGGCAAGCCGGAGACCATCGCCGTCGACATGGGCGAGCCGAAGTTCGGCTGGAAGGACATCCCGCTTGCCGAGGAATTCGCCGACACGCGCACCATCGAACTGCAGATCGGGCCGATCGACGCGCCGATCCTGCACTCGCCCTCGGTCGCCTCGATGGGCAACCCGCACGCCATCTTCTGGGTCGACGATGTCGAAGCCTATGCCCTCGACCGCATCGGCCCGCTGCTCGAAAATCATCCGATCTTCCCCGAGCGCGCCAACATCACGCTCGCCCACGTCACCGCCCGCGACGCGATCACGGCGAAGACCTGGGAACGCGGCGCCGGCATCACCAAGGCGTGCGGCACCGGCGCCTGCGCCACCGCCGTCGCCGCCGTCCGCAAGGGCTTCACCGACCGGCGCGTGACCGTGACGCTGCCCGGCGGGCCGCTGCTCATCGAATGGCGCGACGACAACCACGTCTGGATGACCGGCCCGGTCGCCACCGAATTCGAAGGCACGCTCGACCCGGCCACGCTCCGCTGGGAGGCCTCGGCGCGGGGCGCGGCGTAG
- a CDS encoding heme ABC transporter permease: MAIVDLANPTRFLAFAGKVQPWLIAATAILLAAGLYLSFFASPPDYQQGDAVRIMYIHVPSAWLSMFGYGLMALAALGTLVWRHPLADVAAKSAAPIGAAFTFLALLTGSLWGKPMWGTYWVWDARLTSELVLLLMYLGLIALWQAVEDPGRASRVAAILILVGTVNLPIIKFSVDWWNTLHQGESIFRAGGPTIDGGMLRALFVMLGGMTLLFVVLLFAAMRNEILRRRVRTLELTAAGSAA, from the coding sequence ATGGCCATCGTCGACCTCGCCAACCCGACGCGTTTCCTTGCCTTCGCGGGCAAGGTGCAGCCGTGGCTGATCGCCGCGACCGCGATCCTTCTCGCCGCGGGGCTCTACCTCTCCTTCTTCGCCTCGCCGCCCGACTACCAGCAGGGCGACGCCGTGCGCATCATGTACATCCACGTTCCCTCGGCGTGGCTGTCGATGTTCGGCTATGGCCTGATGGCGCTGGCCGCGCTCGGCACGCTGGTGTGGCGCCATCCGCTCGCCGACGTGGCGGCGAAAAGCGCGGCGCCGATCGGGGCGGCGTTCACGTTTCTCGCGCTGCTCACCGGCTCGCTGTGGGGCAAGCCGATGTGGGGCACCTACTGGGTGTGGGATGCGCGGCTGACATCGGAGCTGGTGCTGCTGCTCATGTATCTCGGCCTGATCGCGCTGTGGCAGGCGGTGGAGGATCCCGGCCGCGCATCGCGCGTCGCGGCCATCTTGATTCTGGTCGGCACGGTGAATCTCCCGATCATCAAATTTTCCGTCGACTGGTGGAATACGCTGCACCAGGGCGAAAGCATCTTCCGCGCCGGCGGGCCGACCATCGATGGCGGCATGCTGCGGGCGCTGTTCGTGATGCTCGGCGGCATGACGCTGCTGTTTGTCGTGCTGCTGTTCGCCGCCATGCGGAACGAGATTCTTCGCCGCCGCGTGCGCACGCTGGAACTGACCGCGGCGGGGAGTGCGGCGTGA
- a CDS encoding fatty acid desaturase, with protein MRQPVTTLPSDSRQWSKALARYRDPSDGRSAVEIALTAFPLIALWLTMWASLHFVGYWLVLLLSVPAAGFLVRLFMIQHDCSHGSFFARRSANDWVGRVIGVFTLTPHDSWRQSHALHHAGSGNLDHRGIGDVTTKTVAEYRQLGWRGKLSYRVYRNPIVLFLIGPAYLFLLQHRLPVGSFRLGWHSWVSTMTTNLGILVLAGGLIWLTGIGAFLMIHLPITIIAASIGVWLFYVQHQFEHTSWERDPDWSHPEASLHGSSHYDLPGVLRWFSANIGIHHIHHLSSRIPYYRLPDVLRDHPELAGVGRLTLFQSLGCVKLVLWDEGRKRLVSFREMRHNAKADAGVALPSA; from the coding sequence ATGCGGCAGCCCGTCACCACGCTACCGAGCGACTCTCGCCAATGGTCGAAGGCGCTCGCGCGCTATCGCGACCCGAGCGACGGGCGGAGCGCCGTCGAAATCGCGCTCACCGCATTCCCGCTCATCGCGCTGTGGCTGACGATGTGGGCCTCGCTCCATTTCGTCGGCTACTGGCTGGTGCTGTTGCTCTCCGTACCGGCGGCGGGCTTTCTCGTCCGCCTGTTCATGATCCAGCACGACTGCAGCCACGGCTCGTTCTTCGCGCGGCGCAGTGCCAACGACTGGGTCGGCCGCGTCATCGGCGTCTTCACGCTGACGCCGCACGACTCGTGGCGCCAAAGTCACGCGCTGCACCACGCCGGCTCGGGCAACCTCGATCATCGCGGCATCGGCGATGTCACCACCAAGACGGTCGCCGAATACCGGCAGCTCGGCTGGCGCGGCAAGCTCAGCTACCGCGTCTATCGCAACCCGATCGTGCTGTTCCTCATCGGGCCGGCGTACCTGTTCCTGCTCCAGCATCGCCTGCCGGTCGGCTCGTTCCGGCTCGGCTGGCATTCCTGGGTGTCGACGATGACGACCAACCTCGGCATCCTCGTGCTCGCCGGCGGGCTGATCTGGCTCACCGGCATCGGCGCGTTCCTGATGATTCACCTGCCGATCACGATCATCGCGGCGTCGATCGGCGTGTGGCTGTTCTACGTCCAGCATCAGTTCGAGCACACGTCGTGGGAGCGCGATCCTGACTGGAGCCACCCCGAGGCTTCGCTGCACGGCTCGTCGCACTACGACTTGCCGGGCGTGCTGCGCTGGTTCAGCGCCAACATCGGCATCCACCACATCCACCACCTGTCGAGCCGCATCCCGTATTACCGGCTGCCCGATGTGCTGCGCGACCATCCCGAGCTCGCCGGTGTCGGGCGGCTGACGCTGTTCCAGAGCCTCGGCTGCGTGAAGCTTGTCCTATGGGACGAAGGGCGGAAGCGGCTGGTCTCCTTCCGCGAGATGCGCCACAATGCGAAGGCGGACGCCGGCGTGGCGCTTCCGTCGGCCTAG
- a CDS encoding septation protein A: MSLESAPNHETPAEKKLNPWLKIGLEMGPLVIFFLANARGEKMAASWPLIQQLGGAIFFATAVFIVATLLALAISFALTRKLPLMPFVTAIVVVVFGGLTLYLKDDTFIKIKPTIIYCLFGGVLIGGLFFGRSLMGYVFDAVFKLDDDGWRKLTIRWGLFFFGLAILNEIVRHFATTDQWVTFKVFAIVPITFVFALTQMPLIQRHSLEEKEAE, encoded by the coding sequence ATGAGCCTGGAATCCGCTCCCAACCACGAGACACCGGCGGAGAAGAAGCTGAACCCATGGCTGAAGATCGGCCTCGAGATGGGGCCGCTGGTCATTTTCTTCCTCGCCAACGCGCGCGGGGAAAAGATGGCGGCGAGCTGGCCGCTCATCCAGCAGCTCGGTGGCGCGATTTTCTTCGCCACCGCCGTCTTCATCGTCGCGACGCTGCTGGCGCTGGCGATCTCGTTCGCGCTGACGCGCAAGCTGCCGCTGATGCCGTTCGTGACCGCGATCGTCGTCGTCGTTTTCGGCGGGCTGACGCTCTACCTGAAGGACGACACCTTCATCAAAATCAAGCCGACCATCATCTATTGCCTGTTCGGGGGCGTGCTCATCGGCGGCCTGTTCTTCGGCCGCTCGCTGATGGGCTACGTCTTCGATGCGGTGTTCAAGCTCGACGATGACGGCTGGCGGAAGCTTACCATCCGCTGGGGCCTGTTCTTCTTCGGCCTCGCCATCCTCAACGAGATCGTCCGCCACTTCGCCACGACCGACCAGTGGGTGACCTTCAAGGTCTTCGCCATCGTGCCGATCACCTTCGTCTTCGCGCTGACGCAGATGCCGCTCATCCAGCGCCATTCGCTCGAGGAGAAGGAAGCCGAGTGA
- the ftsY gene encoding signal recognition particle-docking protein FtsY, with the protein MALFGKIFGGDKPAAEAAPEAPRQTWLQRLRSGLARSSGALTEGITAIFTRKKLDADAIADLEDTLIRADLGSDVAAHVIATLRATRYDKEITDEEVKAVLADEIGKTLAPVAQAFAVDPALKPHVVLVVGVNGTGKTTTIGKLAAKLRAEGKSVVLAAGDTFRAAAIEQLKIWGTRTGATVISGEQGADAAGLAFDALTSAKASGADVLIIDTAGRLQNKDALMAELEKIIRVIRKVDPTAPHSVLLTLDATTGQNALQQVDIFGKRAGVTGLVMTKLDGTARGGILVAIAAKYKLPVHFIGVGEGVDDLEPFAAADFAKALAGL; encoded by the coding sequence ATGGCGCTGTTCGGCAAGATTTTCGGCGGCGATAAGCCGGCGGCGGAAGCCGCGCCCGAGGCGCCGCGCCAGACGTGGCTGCAGCGCCTGCGCTCCGGCCTCGCCCGCTCGTCCGGCGCGCTGACCGAGGGCATCACCGCGATCTTCACGCGGAAAAAACTCGACGCCGACGCCATCGCCGACCTCGAGGACACGCTGATCCGCGCCGACCTCGGCTCCGACGTCGCCGCCCACGTCATCGCGACGCTGCGCGCCACGCGCTACGACAAGGAAATCACCGACGAGGAGGTGAAAGCCGTGCTCGCCGACGAGATCGGCAAGACGCTGGCGCCCGTCGCGCAGGCGTTCGCCGTCGATCCGGCGCTGAAGCCGCACGTCGTGCTGGTCGTCGGCGTCAACGGCACCGGCAAGACGACCACCATCGGCAAGCTCGCGGCAAAACTCCGCGCCGAAGGAAAATCCGTGGTGCTCGCCGCCGGCGATACTTTCCGCGCCGCCGCGATCGAGCAACTGAAGATATGGGGCACGCGCACCGGCGCCACCGTCATCTCCGGCGAGCAGGGTGCCGACGCCGCCGGCCTCGCCTTCGATGCGCTCACCTCGGCGAAGGCGTCCGGCGCCGATGTCCTGATCATCGACACTGCCGGCCGCCTGCAGAACAAGGACGCGCTGATGGCGGAGCTGGAGAAGATCATCCGCGTCATCCGCAAGGTCGATCCGACGGCCCCCCATTCCGTGCTGCTGACGCTCGACGCCACGACCGGGCAGAACGCGCTGCAGCAGGTCGACATCTTCGGCAAGCGCGCCGGCGTTACGGGCCTGGTGATGACCAAGCTCGACGGCACGGCGCGCGGCGGCATCCTCGTCGCCATCGCGGCGAAGTATAAGCTGCCGGTGCATTTCATCGGCGTCGGCGAGGGTGTCGACGACCTCGAACCGTTCGCCGCGGCCGATTTTGCCAAGGCGCTGGCGGGACTCTAA
- the ccmD gene encoding heme exporter protein CcmD, which yields MTHAGFIAAAYFSTALVLAALILWVVVDGRAQRKRLADLDARGIKRRSAS from the coding sequence GTGACCCACGCCGGATTTATCGCCGCTGCATATTTTTCGACGGCGCTGGTGCTGGCGGCCCTGATCCTGTGGGTGGTGGTCGATGGTCGAGCGCAGAGGAAGCGGCTGGCCGATCTCGATGCGCGTGGCATCAAGCGGCGGTCGGCGTCATGA
- the ffh gene encoding signal recognition particle protein, which produces MFESLSERLGGILDKLTKRGALSENDVNEAMREVRRALIEADVALDVVRSFTDKVRARAIGAEVVRSVTPGQMVVKIVNDQLVEMLGSEAQSIDLNAPAPVALMMVGLQGSGKTTTSAKIARRLADRQKLTVLMASLDTRRPAAQEQLKILGVQAGIDTLPIVAGQSPVEIARRAEQAARLGGYDVVILDTAGRTHIDEPLMVEMAEIKAATKPHEILLVADSLTGQDAVNLAKSFDDRVGITGIVLTRVDGDGRGGAALSMRAVTGKPIKLLGVGEKLDALEDFDPARVAGRILGMGDIVGLVEKATQNIDMAKAAKAAEKMRKGVFDLDDLSEQLKQMANVGGMSGVMGMLPGVGKVKKQIDAMGIDDSVFKRQTAIISSMTKAEKKNPDLLKASRKKRIAAGSGTKVEEVNRLLKMHRQMADMMKDMGRGKGMFARMGGMMGMGGGGAPGGMPPMDTAALEKLAKSGGLPGAPAALPPGFPNLKLPGLGGPLGGGGGFPGLPGLPKKK; this is translated from the coding sequence ATGTTCGAATCCCTCTCCGAACGCCTTGGCGGCATCCTCGACAAGCTCACCAAACGCGGTGCCCTGTCGGAGAACGACGTCAACGAGGCGATGCGCGAGGTTCGGCGCGCGCTGATCGAGGCCGACGTGGCCCTCGATGTCGTGCGCTCGTTCACCGACAAGGTGCGCGCCCGCGCGATCGGGGCCGAGGTCGTGCGCTCGGTCACGCCCGGGCAGATGGTCGTCAAGATCGTCAACGACCAGTTGGTCGAGATGCTCGGCTCCGAGGCGCAGTCGATCGACCTCAACGCGCCGGCGCCGGTGGCGCTGATGATGGTCGGCCTGCAGGGCTCGGGCAAGACGACGACGTCGGCGAAGATCGCGCGCCGTCTCGCCGACCGGCAGAAGCTGACGGTGCTGATGGCGTCGCTCGACACGCGCCGTCCGGCGGCGCAGGAGCAGTTGAAGATTCTCGGCGTCCAGGCCGGCATCGACACGCTGCCGATCGTCGCCGGCCAGTCGCCGGTCGAGATCGCGCGCCGGGCCGAGCAGGCGGCGCGTCTCGGCGGCTACGACGTCGTCATCCTCGATACCGCCGGCCGCACGCACATCGACGAGCCGCTGATGGTCGAGATGGCGGAGATCAAGGCGGCGACGAAGCCGCACGAGATCCTGCTGGTTGCGGATTCGCTCACCGGGCAGGACGCGGTCAATCTCGCGAAGTCGTTCGACGACCGCGTCGGCATCACTGGCATCGTGCTGACACGTGTCGATGGCGACGGGCGCGGCGGCGCGGCGCTGTCGATGCGCGCGGTGACGGGGAAGCCAATAAAACTGCTCGGCGTCGGCGAGAAGCTCGACGCGCTGGAAGATTTCGATCCGGCGCGTGTTGCCGGCCGCATCCTCGGCATGGGCGACATCGTCGGCCTGGTCGAGAAGGCGACGCAGAACATCGACATGGCCAAGGCGGCGAAGGCCGCCGAGAAGATGCGCAAAGGCGTCTTCGATCTCGACGATCTTTCCGAGCAGCTCAAGCAGATGGCGAATGTCGGCGGCATGAGCGGCGTGATGGGCATGCTGCCCGGCGTCGGCAAGGTGAAGAAGCAGATCGATGCGATGGGCATCGACGACAGCGTCTTCAAGCGCCAGACGGCGATCATCTCGTCGATGACCAAGGCCGAGAAGAAAAATCCCGACCTGCTCAAGGCGAGCCGCAAGAAGCGCATCGCCGCGGGCTCGGGCACCAAGGTCGAGGAGGTCAACCGGCTGCTGAAAATGCACCGGCAGATGGCCGACATGATGAAGGACATGGGCCGCGGCAAGGGCATGTTCGCCCGCATGGGCGGCATGATGGGCATGGGCGGCGGTGGCGCGCCCGGCGGCATGCCGCCGATGGACACCGCGGCGCTGGAGAAGCTTGCCAAGAGCGGCGGGCTCCCTGGTGCTCCGGCCGCGCTCCCGCCCGGCTTTCCGAATTTGAAGCTTCCAGGACTTGGTGGACCTTTGGGCGGTGGCGGGGGTTTCCCCGGTCTGCCCGGCCTGCCGAAAAAGAAA
- the msrA gene encoding peptide-methionine (S)-S-oxide reductase MsrA has translation MTMSKLSKFVTGFAPIAALAIVGGLMMTQRGAAEGGIVNVPAPAVDEPAGSGPETFVIAGGCFWGVQGVFQHVKGVESAVSGYAGGTVDNPSYEQVSDETTGHAEAVKITFDPKQVSYGKLLQIFFSVVSDPTTLNYQGNDYGTSYRSAIFAMTDAQKKVAADYIAQLDAAKVFPAKIVTTVTPYTNFFQAEDYHQDNATTLRVNVGYLQYFDLPKIANLKTAFPDLWREKPVLVFASNES, from the coding sequence ATGACCATGAGCAAACTTTCGAAATTCGTAACCGGGTTCGCGCCGATCGCGGCGCTCGCCATCGTCGGAGGATTGATGATGACGCAAAGGGGCGCCGCCGAGGGCGGCATCGTCAACGTGCCGGCGCCGGCGGTCGATGAGCCGGCCGGCTCCGGCCCGGAAACTTTCGTCATCGCCGGCGGCTGCTTCTGGGGCGTGCAGGGCGTCTTCCAGCACGTCAAGGGCGTCGAGAGCGCGGTCTCCGGCTATGCCGGCGGCACCGTCGACAACCCGAGCTACGAGCAAGTGAGCGACGAGACCACCGGTCATGCCGAGGCGGTGAAGATCACCTTCGATCCGAAGCAGGTCAGCTACGGCAAGCTGCTGCAGATCTTCTTCTCGGTCGTCTCCGATCCGACGACGCTCAACTATCAGGGCAACGACTACGGCACGAGCTACCGCTCGGCCATCTTCGCGATGACCGACGCGCAGAAGAAGGTCGCCGCCGACTACATCGCGCAACTCGACGCGGCGAAGGTGTTCCCGGCCAAGATCGTCACCACCGTGACGCCCTACACCAACTTCTTCCAGGCCGAGGACTACCACCAGGACAATGCCACGACGCTCCGGGTCAACGTCGGCTACCTCCAGTACTTCGACCTGCCCAAGATCGCGAACCTCAAGACGGCGTTCCCGGACCTCTGGCGCGAAAAGCCGGTGCTGGTGTTCGCCTCGAACGAGTCCTAA